One region of Corvus cornix cornix isolate S_Up_H32 chromosome 14, ASM73873v5, whole genome shotgun sequence genomic DNA includes:
- the ZP2 gene encoding zona pellucida sperm-binding protein 2, whose protein sequence is MGLEKNEISHTGLLLLFGFLLPLAPCAEGLGDQDLLDVSGEEIVSCDHTVDYERLTLRVLFANCTSLQHGQHQLWLRLMVNDTMGEKNVTYSTHCDSVHADKVITPVFAGATNCTKDFMAVAFPGLISSLSDEHMVAATPMSWNLSVDDGTRIHQLSLGQAMQQGYNFLVDGHNLIFQVAFAATGVVSYKHNDKVLYTVALKLMYGPPERRLTVKSRMLCAPGPAICNATHMTVAIPDFPGILMDVDVENKTIPMDQLHENGITLDTQRGVRLHISRRVLKSRLPGESCSGLQYYMSPLKLAFHFHGETVAMVMHPECPCEQHTPIAAVCTQDGYMDFEILAESTTPLLDLDTLRLRDPVCRPAYKSPLNDRVWFHVPLNGCGTRHWFDGEQIHYENEVRALWTDLPLGRISRDSELRLTVKCSFSNGDASLTIKVDNLSPPPSSVNQGSLSLVLLSYPEDSYRQPYREDQYPIVRYLRQPIFLEVQVLNRNDPNLHLVLDDCWATASRDPRSLPQWNIVVDGCEYDLDSYRTVFHPVGRGVSYANYRQRLEVKTFAFVSGDKALPGLVYFHCSVLICHRFHPDSPLCIPRCPRPSRSKRESGMAAVNPAVASLQGPVLLVPEEWSAARGSTLLSKEAWAGIAITAVGVLSLATMLLFLAFLKCLKRRAYMVNVVG, encoded by the exons ATGGGCTTAGAGAAGAATGAAATTAGTCACACTGG gTTGCTGCTCCTCTTTGGATTTTTGCTGCCCTTAGCCCCTTGTGCTGAAGGCCTGGGGGATCAGGATCTCTTGG ATGTGAGTGGTGAGGAGATCGTGTCCTGTGACCACACTGTGGATTATGAGAGGCTGACACTCCGTGTCCTGTTTGCCAACTGCACTAGCCTGCAG CATGGTCAGCACCAGCTCTGGTTGAGGCTGATGGTGAATGACACAATGGGAGAGAAGAATGTCACCTACAGCACTCACTGTGACAGCGTTCATGCAGATAAAGTCATTACTCCTGTGTTTGCTGGTGCAACAAACTGCACAAAAGACTTCATGGCA GTTGCCTTCCCAGGACTCATTTCAAGCCTCAGTGATGAGCATATG GTTGCAGCCACTCCAATGTCCTGGAACCTGTCAGTTGATGATGGAACCAGAATACATCAGCTGAGCCTTGGGCAAGCAATGCAGCAAGGCTATAACTTCCTAGTTGATGGCCACAACCTGATCTTTCAGGTGGCCTTTGCTGCCACAGGAGTTGTGTCCTACAAG CACAACGATAAAGTGCTCTACACTGTGGCACTCAAGCTCATGTACGGCCCTCCTGAGCGTAGACTGACTGTGAAGTCAAGAATGCTTTGTGCTCCAG GTCCAGCAATCTGTAATGCAACACACATGACTGTTGCCATCCCAGACTTTCCAGGGATCCTTATGGATGTGGATGTAGAGAATAAGACCATCCCCATGGATCAGCTTCATGAAAATGGAATCACTCTGGACACACAGAGAGGGGTCAGGCTGCATATTAGCAGGAGAGTCCTTAAGTCCAGG CTGCCTGGGGAGAGCTGCTCAGGACTTCAGTACTATATGTCCCCTTTGAAGCTGGCTTTTCACTTCCATGGGGAGACTGTGGCAATGGTGATGCACCCTGAGTGCCCCTGTGAGCAGCACACACCAATAG CTGCTGTATGCACCCAGGATGGGTACATGGATTTTGAAATCCTTGCTGAGAGTACCACCCCACTGCTGGACTTGGATACACTCAGGCTCAGGGATCCTGTGTGCAGGCCAGCCTACAAGTCACCTTTGAATGACAGGGTTTGGTTCCATGTCCCCCTGAACGGGTGCGGGACCAGGCACTGG TTTGATGGGGAGCAGATTCATTATGAGAATGAGGTGAGGGCATTATGGACAGACCTTCCCCTGGGCAGGATCTCAAGGGACAGTGAACTCAG GTTAACAGTCAAGTGCTCCTTCAGCAATGGTGATGCCTCCCTCACTATAAAAGTAGACAACCTTTCTCCTCCACCTTCTTCAGTGAACCAAGGTTCCCTCTCCTTAGTACTTCTAAGCTACCCAG AGGACTCGTACAGGCAGCCGTACCGCGAGGATCAGTATCCGATAGTGAGGTACCTGCGGCAGCCCATCTTCCTGGAAGTTCAGGTCCTGAACCGCAATGACCCCAACCTCCACTTGGTACTGGATGACTGCTGGGCAACGGCCTCACGAGATCCAAGATCACTTCCCCAGTGGAATATTGTTGTAGATGG GTGTGAGTATGACCTAGACAGCTACAGGACTGTGTTTCACCCTGTGGGACGTGGTGTCAGCTATGCTAACTATCGCCAAAGGCTGGAAGTGAAGACTTTTGCTTTTGTCAGTGGTGACAAAGCCCTTCCTGGCCTG GTGTACTTCCACTGCAGTGTTCTCATCTGTCACCGTTTTCACCCAGACTCCCCGTTGTGCATACCGAGATGCCCAAGGCCATCTAGAAGCAAGCGAG AAAGTGGGATGGCAGCTGTGAACCCTGCTGTGGCAAGCCTGCAGGGCCCTGTCCTCCTGGTGCCAGAAGAGTGGTCTGCAGCCCGAG GGAGCACTCTCCTGAGCAAGGAGGCATGGGCTGGCATTGCAATAACTGCTGTTGGTGTTCTCTCTCTGGCCACAATGCTGCTATTTCTGGCTTTTCTTAAGTGCCTAAAAAGAAGAGCGTACATGGTAAATGTGGTAGGTTAG
- the ANKS4B gene encoding ankyrin repeat and SAM domain-containing protein 4B produces MSSRYHKAAADGNVDLLKEATRKDLNASDEDGITPTLLAAYHGYLEALEVICRRGGDPDRCDIWGNTALHHAACNGHIHCVSFLINFGANIFALDNDLRTPLEAAASRDRKDCVQILDKAATEQNLLNPKKVSKQKAQAQRNVERQIKECEKRQEKHQHEMNRNYIKERVGTVNSSKGTHSRVKLPGLFASNTTSTLTKNLKDTLKLKAKKTADSTRRQETQRNDQEDDAGRRSVMHLFDEKEEDELLDDREGKNLADNDSQLSIFQRPGLGKIVFGRNLAAEVNPETVSSEKEGIRFTMASELFQYENAENGGEDDAENSADVPWNEEEVIWEDEEAENTPLEVFLASQMLDEFLPVFMREKIDLDALMLCSDEDLRNIQMELGPRKKVLNAVNKRKQALESPGKAVDTCL; encoded by the exons atgtCGAGCAGGTATCACAAAGCAGCGGCTGATGGCAATGTGGACCTGTTGAAAGAAGCCACTAGGAAAGACCTCAACGCTTCTGATGAAGATGGGATCACTCCCACCCTTCTGGCAGCCTACCACGGGTACCTGGAAGCTCTGGAAGTCATATGCCGGAGGGG GGGTGATCCGGACAGGTGTGACATCTGGGGGAACACGGCCCTGCACCACGCTGCCTGCAATGGCCACATCCACTGCGTCTCTTTCCTGATCAACTTCGGTGCCAACATCTTCGCTCTGGACAACGACCTGCGCACTCCCCTGGAGGCGGCGGCCAGCAGGGACCGCAAGGACTGCGTCCAGATCCTGGACAAAGCCGCCACCGAGCAGAACCTGCTGAATCCAAAGAAGGTCTCCAAACAAAAGGCACAGGCCCAGAGGAACGTCGAGAGACAAATCAAGGAATGTGAGAAGCGCCAAGAGAAACACCAGCATGAAATGAACCGGAATTACATTAAAGAAAGGGTTGGCACGGTGAATTCTTCCAAAGGAACACACTCCAGGGTAAAGTTGCCTGGTCTATTTGCTTCAAATACCACAAGTACTTTAACCAAAAACCTGAAAGATACCTTGAAACTCAAGGCAAAAAAGACAGCCGACAGCACAAGAAGGcaggaaacacaaagaaatgacCAAGAGGATGATGCAGGTAGGAGAAGTGTGATGCATTTGTTTGATGAGAAAGAGGAGGATGAATTACTGGATGACCGCGAAGGGAAAAACCTTGCTGATAATGACAGTCAGCTCTCCATTTTTCAGCGGCCAGGTCTTGGCAAGATTGTGTTTGGAAGGAATTTGGCTGCAGAGGTAAATCCTGAAACTGTGTCTTCTGAGAAAGAAGGGATAAGATTTACAATGGCCAGTGAGCTGTTTCAGTATGAGAATGCTGAGAATGGCGGGGAAGATGATGCTGAAAACAGCGCTGATGTCCCTTGGAATGAGGAAGAAGTCATTTGGGAGGAtgaggaagcagaaaatacaccccttgaagtgtttctggCATCACAGATGCTGGATGAATTTCTTCCAGTCTTCATGAGGGAAAAAATTGATTTAGATGCCCTGATGCTATGCTCTGATGAAGATCTACGCAACATTCAGATGGAGCTCGGGCCAAGAAAGAAAGTCCTGAATGCtgtgaataaaagaaaacaggcacTCGAGAGCCCTGGGAAAGCTGTAGATACTTGCTTATAA